In Camelina sativa cultivar DH55 chromosome 16, Cs, whole genome shotgun sequence, a single window of DNA contains:
- the LOC104751537 gene encoding RING-H2 finger protein ATL8-like, which produces MARLLFRLLQEASSPSPVEPSPAFNPDLVLILAVLLCALTCVLGLIAVSRCAWLRRIATRNRSDQTHQPPVAAANKGLKKKVLRSLPKLTYSPDSPPAEQLVECAICLTEFAAGDELRVLPQCGHGFHVLCIDTWLGSHSSCPSCRQILVVARCHKCGGLPGSSSSGSEPDTRIKQSEDDLDNFLP; this is translated from the coding sequence ATGGCGCGTCTTCTCTTCCGTCTTCTCCAAGAAGCAAGTTCTCCATCTCCGGTGGAACCTTCTCCGGCTTTCAACCCTGACCTCGTCCTCATCCTCGCGGTTCTTCTTTGTGCACTGACATGCGTCCTTGGCTTAATAGCCGTCTCTCGTTGCGCCTGGCTCCGACGTATCGCCACCAGAAACAGATCGGACCAGACTCATCAACCGCCCGTAGCTGCGGCCAACAAAGGTTTGAAAAAGAAAGTACTCCGATCGTTACCTAAGCTAACTTACTCGCCGGACTCGCCGCCGGCTGAGCAACTCGTCGAGTGCGCGATTTGTCTTACGGAGTTCGCCGCCGGAGACGAGCTCAGGGTGTTGCCGCAGTGTGGTCACGGTTTCCACGTATTGTGTATCGACACGTGGCTTGGATCCCACTCTTCTTGTCCTTCTTGCCGTCAAATCTTAGTGGTTGCCAGGTGTCATAAATGTGGCGGGTTACCCGGTAGCTCAAGTTCAGGATCCGAACCTGATACCCGAATCAAGCAAAGTGAAGATGATCTTGATAACTTCttaccttga